Below is a window of Mucilaginibacter ginkgonis DNA.
TCCGGAAAATAAACACGGCCGCGTTCCTTAAAGTCGGCATTGATATCGCGCAGAAAGTTTATCTTTTGAAACGCGGCGCCCAGTTTACAGGCAGTTGGTTTAAGACGATTATATAGATCTGTGTCCAGGTCGCAGAAAACTTTAAGGCACATTAATCCTACAACTTCTGCAGATCCATAAATGTAGGAGTCATATTCGCGGCGGGTGAAGGTCTTTCCGACTATATCCATTTGCATAGAATTAAGAAAGCTTTTTATCAGATCTAATTCTATTTTATAACGGTTAACCACTAATTGGAAAGACTGCAGTACCGGGTTAGTGCTAATCCCCATTTTTATTGCCTCGAACGTATCTTCGCTGAATTTAAGTAATAGCTGCTGTTGGTCAAAGCCATGAAAAGTATCTACTATTTCATCGGCGGTACGCACAAAACCGTAAATGCTGTAAATAGGATCTCTTAGGTTCTTGTCAAAAGCACGGATGCCTTTGGTAAAAGAGGTACTATATTTTTGTGTAATGAGTTTGCTGCTGGCAAAACATGTTTCGTCGTAAAAACTCAAGCCATCCATGGATAGTTATAAATGTACGTAATTTACCTGTTTAACAAACTTTGCACCGTAACAATATGTAATTTGTAACCAGATTTATGGATTCACCTCTACAAAAACATGTTGTTATAATTGGGGCTGGCTTCGCAGGACTATCTGCAGCGGCTTTCTTAGGAAAAGAGGGCTATAAGGTAACTGTGCTCGAAAAAAACGACCAGCCCGGTGGGCGCGCCCGCGTTTGGGAGCAAGATGGATTTAAATTTGATATGGGCCCAAGCTGGTATTGGATGCCCGATGTTTTTGAAGATTTTTTTAAAAACTTCGGGCACTCCGTGAAAGATTTTTATCACTTGCAACGGTTAGACCCATCTTACCGCATTTATTTTGGGAAGGATGACCTTATAAATATTCCGGCAGACCGCAACACATTAAATGATCTTTTTGATGAAATTGAAGCCGGCAGCAGTAAGAAGCTGGATAAATTTTTAAAACAGGCTGAATATAAATATAATGTCGGAATGGCCGATTACGCTCACAGGCCTTCAAAAGGGTTAAAGGAGTTTTTTGATCTGAAGCTGATTAAACAAAGCCAGGGCCTGCACTTGCTTACCAGCATGCGTACCCACATCCGGAAATTTGTGAAACATCCAAAGTTAAGGCAACTGCTGGAGTTTCCGGTGCTGTTCCTTGGCGCTACAGCAAAAGACATCCCGGCTATGTATAGTTTAATGAATTATGCCGACTTAGTTTTAGGCACGTGGTACCCGCAAGGAGGCATGGGAGAGATTATCAAAGCGATGGTGGCTGTAGCTGAAGAAAACAGCGTGCGTATCATATATAATGCAGAAGTAAAAGAGATTGTCGCAAATGGCGGGATTGTTAGTAATGTGATTACCAACCGTGGCAGCATAGCTGCAGACCTGGTTATCTCCGGTGCAGACTATGAGCATACAGAACAGCAATTGCTGAAAAAGAAAGATCGCCGGTATTCACCAAAATATTGGCGGTCGCGTAAAATGTCGCCATCATGTCTCATATTTTACGTAGGCGTTGGTAAGCGGGTCGACGGCATATTACATCACAATTTATTTTTCGATGGTGACCATGATGGTCATGCAGATGATATTTATAAAGCAGCCAAGTGGCCTGATGAGCCATCCTTTTATGTTTGCTGCCCATCTAAAACAGACCATACAGTCGCGCCACCGGGTTGCACAAACTTGTTTTTTTTGATGCCGCTTGCAGCTGGTATAGAAGACACCGAGGCGTTAAGAGCAACGTATTTTATTAAAATGTTGTCAAGGTTTGAAGCATTAGCGAGTGTTTCGATTCGCGACAATATATTGGTTAAGAGGAGCTATTGCGTAAACGACTTTGTAAAGGACTACCACGCGTACAAAGGGAATGCGTATGGTTTGGCCAATGTGTTATCGCAAACAGCTTTTATGAAACCTGCTATTCACTCGAAAAAGTTAAGGAACCTGCTGTACACAGGCCAACTCACAGTGCCCGGTCCCGGGGTGCCGCCGGCTATAATTTCCGGAGAGATAGCAGCGAAAGAGGCAATCAATTATTTTGGAAATCAGTCCAAATAAAAATGGCATCCCGGTTTGTGGAATGCCATTTAGATAAATAGGTAGGATGTAAATATTTTATTCTTCTTCGGCGTAGATAGGTTTTTTAACACCGTTATCATACGCTTTAAGATTCTTTTTAAGCAGTTTACGTGCTACGTGAATGCGCGTTTTAACTGTGCCGATCGGGATTGTTAGATGATCTGCAATCTCGTGGTATTTATGACCTTCAAAATACATGGTAAAGGGGACATAATAATCTTCAGGTAATTTATCCAAAGCGCGACGGATATCATCCATCACAAATTTTGCTTCACCTTGATTTTTTGTTGAACTGAATACCAGGTTAGCAGAAGAGATCTCTTCTGACTTAGTTACAAAGGTGCTCATCTTTACAAAACGACGGTAGTTGTTTATAAAAGTGTTTTTCATGATGGTATACAACCATCCTTTAAGATTAGTACCTTCTTTAAACTTGTTATAATAAGTTATCGCTTTTAACATCGTGTCTTGCACAAGGTCATTCGCGTCATCAGCGTCATGTGTAAAGTGTAAAGCGTAGGAACGCAATGAACTTGCCTGACGAAGCACCATGGTGTTAAACTCAATTTTAGTCATCTTGTTAGTTGTTTGGTTCTGATGTATAAACAAACATGATACCGCTTTGGCTACTATTTGTTTTATAGTGGTGTTCCCTAAGGATATTTTTTCCTGCTGATGCTAACTAAACGGTATGATATTTTTGCAGGTTAATTATTTAAATTGCTAACAGACAGTGTGTTATATAAAATTCTCTGGAATAATTTTCTGTATTTTGTATCGCATAAAAACGTTTCTTGTTAACAAACTGATAACACATGTAAGATTGTAATTAATTAATAAGAAAAATAATTAATCAATTATATTGACTTCACGCTCCAATAAAACGCCAAATTTAGTGTACACAGTGTCTATGATTTGCGACGAAAGTGCATAAATGTCCTGACCGGTTGCCCCGCCATGATTTACTAATACCAACGCCTGATTTTTCCAGGTACCGGTTTCGCCAACGGTTTTACCTTTCCATCCGCATTGCTCGATAAGCCAGCCGGCGGCGAGTTTAATTCCATTTGGAGCGGGGAAATTAACCACAGCAGGATATTGCGCAATCAGTTTGTCGAAGTCGCTGGCGCTGACAACCGGATTTTTAAAGAAGCTGCCTGCATTGCCGATAGTTGAAGGATCAGGCAGTTTGGAAACACGTATTCTCGAAACGGTTTGAGACACATCTTTAAGAGATGGGTGGCTAATGCCGTTGTTTTGCAGTTCCTGTTCTATCGCGCCATAATGCAACACAAACTTAGCTTGCTTATGTAGGATAAACTTTACGCTAGTGATAATATATTGGCCTTTAAAATGTGATTTGAATATACTTTCACGGTATCCAAACTCACATTCTTCTTTGGTAAAGGTCTTAAAGGTTTTAGTTGATATATGAAAAGCTGTGCATGAGTAGAAAACATCTTTCAGTTCAACTCCGTAGGCACCGATATTTTGAATAGGTGAGGCGCCTACCGACCCAGGTATAAGACTTAAATTTTCCATGCCGGCAAACTCGTGATTCACACAATAGTTTACCAAGTCATTCCACACCTCGCCGGCACCAGCCTCTACAATAACGTCATCGTGATTAATTCGGTGCTCAATGCCACGAATATTCATTTTCACGACCAATCCATCAAAGTCTTTAAGAAACAACATATTGCTGCCGCCGCCTAAGATCAATCTTTCGGCTTCAACCCATTTTGGATCGCTAAAGAGTTCCGTTAAATCTTCAGGGTGATTTATCTCCGTAAAATAACGCGCTGATACTGCTAAGCCAAAGCTGTTGAAATTTTTAAGCGATACGTTCTCTTCTATTTGCAGCATGAATTATCCGTTGTGGCTTAAAACGGGGTAACCAGATCTTTAAAAGACATTAAGAGTTCATCTTTTGAAGATAGCAAGATATCTTTTTCACTTACGCCCCAGCCAATGCCCATAAGCGGGTCGTTCCAAATTATGCCTATTTCTGACTCCTTATCATAATAGTTGGTTACCTTATAAGCAAATATGGTATTGTCTTGCAGGGTATGGAAACCATGCAAAAAGCCGGCAGGCACCCAAAACTGTTTTTTATTTTCTCCTGATAACTCGATAGTAAAGTGCTGACCATAAGTTGCTGAGGCCTTGCGGATATCTACCACTACGTCCAATACGGCACCTTGAATTACACGTACCAGTTTGCCTTGTGCAAATGGTGGCGCTTGTGCATGCATCCCACGTAATGCTCCTTTTTGTGATAGCGATTGATTGTCTTGTACAAAATCTGCGTATATGCCATGCTCCTCAAACTTTTTCTTATTATAGCTTTCAAAAAAGTAACCACGGTCGTCAGGGAAAACACGCGGCTCTATAATCAGTAAACCTTCAATAGGAGTGGTTGTAACCGTCATAAATTAGTCTAATTGCTGCATTAATGTATTAAATACAACAAAGCGGTTTTCAAATGCCTGGTTGTGAGCTATAGAAAGCGGATTTAGATGGTATAGCATGAAATCTTCATACTTTGCAGGATCCTCTGTATAAAATTGTACGCAGTACGTAATTCCCTCATTTGGCGAATTTAGCACCTTCAAGATCTTCGAATCTGAAAACGTCCCGGTGTTAAGTACTGCAGGAACATGGTTTGCCTTTATCCATTGCAGCCACTGTTCGTGTATGTCTTCGTCTATTAAGTAGGTTTCGTTGTATACGATCATCAGCGGCAAAATTAACATTTACGACGGATTGTCAGGCTTGTCGCCGCGCAATAATCTAAATCGTGCACGGGCTTCATTTATCCATAAGCTACCCGGGTAATCTGTTATAATTTTCTGGTAGTATATTTTAGCTAACGCCTTATCGTTGAGGTTGTTTTCGTAAACATTGCCAAGCATAAAAACAGCATCATCGGCCCAAATACCCTTACTGTAATCTTTCTCTACCGTCTTTAACTCGGTAATAGCTTTCTCAAAATCTTTCTCATCAAGGTGTATGCGCGCCTTGGCCATCAGGATATCTCCGGCAAAGGTATTGCCGGGGTATTTTTTGTCTATGCTATCCAGCGTTAACAGTGCTCTGTCGCTTCGTTGTTTAAAAATCTCCAGATCTGCCCGTGCGTACATTTTAAGCGCATTACCTGTGGTGTCAAACGTAATGTTGTCGGTAATTAGCAATGATAAGTTCAATGCGTCATTAGCGATCAATTGCGAAGTTGCCGCCTTTAAAATATCTAACTGCCCTTTAGCCCATTTGAAATCGCCGGTGTAGTAAGCAAGTTTCGCGTTACGGTAAGCAGCATCCTGTGATACCGGCAAACCTTGATTTGCTTTTTCAACCTGACTGTAAATCAAAGTAGACTCCCAAGGCTGATCTTCCAGCAAATAGATATCGCCCAGTGTGAGTTTAAGTTGGGCCAACAACGCAGGCCTCAAATTAGGGATGTCGATAGCCTCTAACAATAATTGCCTTGCCGGGGTATATTTGTGTAATTTAAATGCCTGCAGGTTTGCCAATCTTTGTATAGCCAACGCAGTATTTGCTGTTTTGCCGAACTCACTCAGTAAAGATAAATAGTCCTGCTCAAGTGCAGTGATATCTGCCTGCGACAACTTACCCGCATTAAGTTTCATGTTCTTTACATCTATCAACTCAATTTTAGCCGGAATATAGAAGGGGTCGTCGCGTGTGCTTTTTTCAATAATGAATGTATAACCGCGAATAGCTTCGTCATAAGCGCCATTACTTACCAAGCTGTGGCAAAGGTCATAAATGCCAGCACCTTTATCGTCGCGGCGACGGCTTAAAGCAAGTGCCTGGTTCAGTGCATGGTCATATTGTTTTTGCTGCATGTACTGCCACGTCAGCAGATCTGCAAAGGCGGTCACCTCGGGTTGTTTTTGAATATGTCGAAGCAACTCTGTACGTAACAAATCATAGTCTTTTTCGCCATCCAATATCGGTGCAAGTACGCTTTCGGCCTGCAACACATAGTCCGGATTGCCGGGCAGAAAATTCATGTACTCAGCAATGATATTTACCTTGTCGTTCTTAAAGCGATAAAGGCTAAGCAACTCATGACTGAATAAATGTTCGTTGTGCAACAGTTTGCGGCCCTGAACAAAAATGCGAATGGCATAGTCTGCACTTTCAGCCTGATAAAATTGCGTTGCCAATCCGGTAATAACATTCTGATCTGCAGGAAGGTTATTTAAAAGATCACTATAAACCTCATCAGCTTTGTCAGTTTTGCCTTGTTCACGGTAGACACGGCCAAGCGTTATTGCATATTGAAAGTCGGCCGGATGCTTGCGCATCAATTTCTTACTCACGCTCTCCGCCTCATCAAATCTTTTTAGACTTATAAGACTGTTTACATAAAAGCTGAAGTATGATTCGTTGTCCAGCTTATAAAGCTTTTGGTAAATATCAAATGCTTTTTGAAACGCGTTATTGTAAGTATACTGCTGTGCTAATTGCAACTCGCCTGTTTGTGCAAAACAGTGGTAAGCCCCAGCGTAGCAAAAAATCATCAGCAAT
It encodes the following:
- a CDS encoding phytoene desaturase family protein gives rise to the protein MDSPLQKHVVIIGAGFAGLSAAAFLGKEGYKVTVLEKNDQPGGRARVWEQDGFKFDMGPSWYWMPDVFEDFFKNFGHSVKDFYHLQRLDPSYRIYFGKDDLINIPADRNTLNDLFDEIEAGSSKKLDKFLKQAEYKYNVGMADYAHRPSKGLKEFFDLKLIKQSQGLHLLTSMRTHIRKFVKHPKLRQLLEFPVLFLGATAKDIPAMYSLMNYADLVLGTWYPQGGMGEIIKAMVAVAEENSVRIIYNAEVKEIVANGGIVSNVITNRGSIAADLVISGADYEHTEQQLLKKKDRRYSPKYWRSRKMSPSCLIFYVGVGKRVDGILHHNLFFDGDHDGHADDIYKAAKWPDEPSFYVCCPSKTDHTVAPPGCTNLFFLMPLAAGIEDTEALRATYFIKMLSRFEALASVSIRDNILVKRSYCVNDFVKDYHAYKGNAYGLANVLSQTAFMKPAIHSKKLRNLLYTGQLTVPGPGVPPAIISGEIAAKEAINYFGNQSK
- a CDS encoding RNA polymerase sigma factor, giving the protein MTKIEFNTMVLRQASSLRSYALHFTHDADDANDLVQDTMLKAITYYNKFKEGTNLKGWLYTIMKNTFINNYRRFVKMSTFVTKSEEISSANLVFSSTKNQGEAKFVMDDIRRALDKLPEDYYVPFTMYFEGHKYHEIADHLTIPIGTVKTRIHVARKLLKKNLKAYDNGVKKPIYAEEE
- the murB gene encoding UDP-N-acetylmuramate dehydrogenase; amino-acid sequence: MLQIEENVSLKNFNSFGLAVSARYFTEINHPEDLTELFSDPKWVEAERLILGGGSNMLFLKDFDGLVVKMNIRGIEHRINHDDVIVEAGAGEVWNDLVNYCVNHEFAGMENLSLIPGSVGASPIQNIGAYGVELKDVFYSCTAFHISTKTFKTFTKEECEFGYRESIFKSHFKGQYIITSVKFILHKQAKFVLHYGAIEQELQNNGISHPSLKDVSQTVSRIRVSKLPDPSTIGNAGSFFKNPVVSASDFDKLIAQYPAVVNFPAPNGIKLAAGWLIEQCGWKGKTVGETGTWKNQALVLVNHGGATGQDIYALSSQIIDTVYTKFGVLLEREVNIID
- the rfbC gene encoding dTDP-4-dehydrorhamnose 3,5-epimerase produces the protein MTVTTTPIEGLLIIEPRVFPDDRGYFFESYNKKKFEEHGIYADFVQDNQSLSQKGALRGMHAQAPPFAQGKLVRVIQGAVLDVVVDIRKASATYGQHFTIELSGENKKQFWVPAGFLHGFHTLQDNTIFAYKVTNYYDKESEIGIIWNDPLMGIGWGVSEKDILLSSKDELLMSFKDLVTPF
- a CDS encoding DUF4286 family protein, yielding MIVYNETYLIDEDIHEQWLQWIKANHVPAVLNTGTFSDSKILKVLNSPNEGITYCVQFYTEDPAKYEDFMLYHLNPLSIAHNQAFENRFVVFNTLMQQLD
- a CDS encoding tetratricopeptide repeat protein: MKRVLLLMIFCYAGAYHCFAQTGELQLAQQYTYNNAFQKAFDIYQKLYKLDNESYFSFYVNSLISLKRFDEAESVSKKLMRKHPADFQYAITLGRVYREQGKTDKADEVYSDLLNNLPADQNVITGLATQFYQAESADYAIRIFVQGRKLLHNEHLFSHELLSLYRFKNDKVNIIAEYMNFLPGNPDYVLQAESVLAPILDGEKDYDLLRTELLRHIQKQPEVTAFADLLTWQYMQQKQYDHALNQALALSRRRDDKGAGIYDLCHSLVSNGAYDEAIRGYTFIIEKSTRDDPFYIPAKIELIDVKNMKLNAGKLSQADITALEQDYLSLLSEFGKTANTALAIQRLANLQAFKLHKYTPARQLLLEAIDIPNLRPALLAQLKLTLGDIYLLEDQPWESTLIYSQVEKANQGLPVSQDAAYRNAKLAYYTGDFKWAKGQLDILKAATSQLIANDALNLSLLITDNITFDTTGNALKMYARADLEIFKQRSDRALLTLDSIDKKYPGNTFAGDILMAKARIHLDEKDFEKAITELKTVEKDYSKGIWADDAVFMLGNVYENNLNDKALAKIYYQKIITDYPGSLWINEARARFRLLRGDKPDNPS